Proteins encoded within one genomic window of Bacillaceae bacterium S4-13-56:
- a CDS encoding substrate-binding domain-containing protein: MRNFTILILVGVSAVLFYFTFESAMKVFRPDWEHPKALVQEPDQYRIVLITQELDTPFWDKVAKGASEQATGDKVSLEVWGSYDNNQEDFLKKIEIAIDSKVDGIIVQGLDTEEFKYLTKIKAASEGIPIITVANDVPMEESLRRTYVGSNQYVAGQVIARQLLVDLGQVGKVVLMYDSRQEYFQKQRLKGIQDILMNYPEIKIINGETTDSREDIIATTKNVMNRVPDIDAFVTVNANITGTMIQEISRRSQIEPYYIYSFDDDPESFTLLKEGILDGMIEQSPENMGQKSVSLMVDWLTNETIPLNINGYLTDIRMVKAMEE, encoded by the coding sequence TTGAGAAATTTTACAATCCTCATCTTAGTTGGTGTAAGCGCTGTCCTGTTTTATTTTACATTTGAGTCAGCGATGAAGGTGTTTCGCCCAGATTGGGAACACCCTAAAGCTTTAGTCCAGGAGCCAGATCAATACCGAATTGTGTTAATAACTCAAGAGCTTGATACTCCATTTTGGGACAAGGTTGCTAAGGGAGCATCAGAGCAGGCGACGGGGGATAAAGTCAGCCTTGAAGTATGGGGGAGCTATGATAATAACCAAGAGGATTTTTTAAAGAAAATAGAAATTGCTATAGATTCAAAAGTTGATGGAATTATTGTTCAAGGCTTGGATACAGAAGAGTTCAAGTACTTAACTAAGATTAAAGCGGCTTCTGAAGGAATTCCAATCATAACAGTTGCTAATGATGTTCCAATGGAAGAAAGTCTTAGGAGAACTTATGTTGGCTCTAATCAATATGTTGCTGGACAAGTGATTGCTAGACAGCTACTAGTCGATCTTGGGCAAGTTGGAAAAGTAGTTTTAATGTATGATAGCCGTCAAGAATATTTTCAAAAGCAACGTCTGAAAGGGATCCAGGATATTCTAATGAACTATCCTGAAATTAAAATCATTAATGGTGAGACTACTGATTCAAGGGAAGATATTATTGCAACAACCAAAAATGTCATGAACCGTGTTCCTGATATTGATGCTTTTGTGACAGTAAACGCAAATATTACAGGTACCATGATCCAGGAAATTAGCAGACGTTCTCAAATTGAACCTTACTATATCTACTCATTTGATGATGATCCAGAATCATTTACTCTTTTAAAGGAAGGGATTCTGGATGGCATGATTGAGCAGTCTCCTGAAAATATGGGCCAAAAGAGTGTAAGTTTAATGGTGGACTGGCTTACAAATGAAACTATTCCCCTTAACATTAATGGGTATTTGACTGATATTCGAATGGTAAAGGCGATGGAAGAATGA
- a CDS encoding sensor histidine kinase has product MNSIQKKIWGFALTVLFIMTVIWVSLTYYNQKMQDQYNDILERYLVMNDVPVKSQQVVASLNNYLLDPSLSNWEKLKLNMDIIEKAKNEVVTLRNEENHFELTNYVNLIESLIETIDRSLMFQSERETQDSTIAFSEATRISKYISEMTLTLIDTEFKTYDLFYRSMIDQSESLKELGIWLFLLITFLLLLFTYWFSMSITRPIKNLTYAAHELSKGRFDLKIEVESNDEISFLAKTFDRMRSNINSLISEIQHKAQLEKELQESKLLLHQSQLRSLQSQINPHFLFNTLNTLSKKAYLEGSEETSDLLVNVAGMLRYNLKQLDKPITLREEVHVLWQYIEIQKARFTDRLNVHKDIDESCLNAQIPHLTLQPIIENALIHAIEPREEGGNIWIRIHASGEWILIEMIDDGPGMPDSKVRQILEEIPIKSEGHSTGIGFTNVVKRLRLFYENHDVIDIESEMGFGTKVTLKIPSKRRPQNHD; this is encoded by the coding sequence ATGAACAGCATACAGAAGAAAATATGGGGGTTTGCCCTAACGGTGCTGTTCATAATGACGGTGATTTGGGTTTCCCTCACTTATTACAATCAAAAAATGCAGGACCAGTACAATGATATTCTAGAGCGGTACTTAGTAATGAATGATGTACCGGTTAAAAGCCAACAGGTAGTAGCTTCTTTGAACAATTATTTATTGGATCCTTCTTTGTCTAACTGGGAAAAGCTAAAGTTGAATATGGATATTATTGAAAAGGCAAAAAATGAAGTAGTTACTTTAAGAAACGAGGAAAATCATTTTGAATTAACGAACTATGTAAACTTAATAGAAAGTCTGATAGAAACCATTGATCGATCCTTAATGTTTCAGTCTGAAAGAGAGACTCAAGATTCCACGATTGCTTTTTCTGAAGCAACGCGTATTTCTAAATATATATCTGAAATGACACTCACGTTAATTGATACAGAATTTAAAACCTATGACCTTTTCTATCGAAGTATGATTGACCAATCGGAAAGTTTGAAAGAACTTGGAATATGGTTATTTCTCTTAATTACCTTTTTATTGCTTTTGTTTACGTATTGGTTCTCAATGAGTATTACAAGGCCTATAAAAAACCTTACTTATGCAGCACATGAATTATCAAAAGGAAGGTTTGATTTAAAAATTGAAGTGGAATCCAATGATGAGATATCTTTTTTAGCTAAAACTTTTGATCGTATGCGGAGTAACATTAATAGTCTTATTTCAGAAATCCAGCATAAAGCACAGCTAGAAAAGGAACTTCAAGAAAGTAAGCTGTTGTTGCATCAAAGTCAGCTTAGAAGTCTGCAGAGTCAAATTAATCCTCATTTTTTATTTAATACTTTAAATACGCTTTCCAAAAAAGCCTATTTAGAGGGGTCTGAGGAAACAAGTGATCTTCTTGTTAATGTGGCCGGAATGCTCCGATATAACTTAAAGCAATTAGATAAGCCCATTACACTTCGAGAAGAAGTTCATGTTCTTTGGCAATATATTGAGATTCAAAAAGCTAGGTTTACGGACCGGCTCAATGTTCATAAGGATATTGATGAATCTTGTCTTAATGCCCAAATCCCTCATTTAACCCTACAACCTATTATTGAAAATGCCCTTATTCATGCGATAGAGCCAAGGGAAGAGGGAGGGAACATTTGGATCCGAATTCATGCATCTGGAGAATGGATCTTAATTGAGATGATAGATGATGGACCAGGAATGCCAGATTCTAAAGTTAGGCAAATCTTAGAGGAAATACCTATAAAGTCGGAAGGACATTCAACGGGAATCGGGTTCACGAACGTAGTAAAACGATTACGACTTTTTTATGAAAATCATGATGTTATTGACATAGAGAGTGAAATGGGTTTTGGCACAAAAGTAACATTAAAAATTCCAAGTAAAAGGAGACCTCAGAACCATGATTAA
- a CDS encoding response regulator has protein sequence MIKLLIVDDEQIEREGMEVILSRGFPDLVIEQAKNGRMSIVIAKEFQPDLILMDIKMPGIINGLQAIEEITKINSDIKFIMVTAYDTFDYARQALKLGVKDYLLKPSKASEIVATVGKVLKEIEEEKEQQVKTKVQQEALQKALTVVETDVVTQLLFDHVHEVHLNELVGLLDMRTTKEKFVISVLLPKGSEHLYSLVKDKIRQSGSGWVGALYSNQLPIIVFRKPDVSYRSQAIALARDILSVAPSDSVHGWFVGIGNVYQSLDKIRQSYQESLIATMDTNIPAKYRFYNDVPILGSPSEYQSKHREKEFFDHIRSGQWDEVSSNIMNLIQRYESEKVDLVQAQQRILELLWIASRILNEIGVDIEPPLYSFQASDYRQLRSETNELLDQMKEVFWERYSRFEPDVIHEIKQYIMEHSHEDISLEAIGNKVGLSPIYISKIFKEQLGVNYINFLTECRIEKAKKLMSDPEKSMKEITYEVGYHNPNYFSKVFKKMCNISPTDYRKQLLGNKGNIPDRSS, from the coding sequence ATGATTAAACTCCTTATTGTTGATGATGAACAAATTGAACGTGAAGGGATGGAAGTCATCTTATCAAGAGGCTTCCCGGATCTCGTCATCGAACAAGCTAAAAATGGAAGAATGTCCATTGTGATTGCGAAGGAATTTCAACCAGATCTTATTTTAATGGATATTAAGATGCCAGGGATTATTAACGGACTCCAAGCCATTGAGGAAATAACTAAGATAAACTCAGATATAAAATTCATTATGGTAACCGCTTACGATACGTTTGACTATGCGAGACAGGCTTTGAAACTAGGTGTTAAAGATTATCTTCTTAAGCCAAGTAAAGCAAGTGAAATTGTTGCGACAGTTGGTAAAGTTCTGAAGGAAATAGAGGAAGAAAAAGAGCAACAGGTTAAAACCAAGGTTCAACAAGAGGCTTTGCAAAAAGCTCTAACAGTGGTTGAAACGGATGTGGTGACTCAGCTATTATTTGACCACGTTCATGAGGTACATCTAAATGAACTAGTTGGATTACTAGATATGCGAACAACGAAAGAGAAGTTTGTTATCAGTGTATTGCTTCCAAAAGGGAGTGAGCATTTATATTCCTTAGTTAAGGATAAAATTAGGCAGTCAGGAAGTGGATGGGTAGGGGCTTTGTATAGTAATCAATTACCTATTATCGTTTTTAGAAAACCAGATGTGTCCTATAGGTCTCAAGCTATAGCTTTAGCTAGGGACATATTATCTGTTGCTCCATCAGATAGCGTTCACGGCTGGTTTGTCGGTATAGGAAATGTTTATCAGTCATTGGATAAAATTCGGCAGTCCTACCAAGAGTCACTAATTGCAACCATGGATACAAACATTCCAGCAAAATATCGTTTTTATAATGATGTACCGATTCTAGGTAGTCCAAGTGAATATCAATCGAAACATAGAGAGAAAGAATTTTTTGACCATATAAGAAGTGGGCAATGGGATGAGGTTTCTTCTAATATTATGAATCTCATCCAGCGTTATGAGTCGGAAAAAGTGGATTTAGTCCAAGCTCAACAGCGTATTTTAGAATTGCTCTGGATTGCCTCCAGAATCCTAAATGAAATAGGGGTGGATATTGAACCTCCATTATATTCGTTTCAAGCATCGGATTATCGACAATTGCGTTCTGAAACAAATGAGTTGCTTGATCAAATGAAAGAAGTATTTTGGGAGCGCTATAGCCGATTTGAACCTGATGTTATTCATGAAATTAAGCAGTACATTATGGAGCATTCACATGAGGATATTTCGTTAGAAGCTATTGGAAATAAAGTGGGGTTAAGTCCAATTTATATAAGTAAAATTTTCAAGGAACAATTAGGTGTGAATTATATTAACTTTCTAACAGAGTGTCGCATTGAAAAAGCTAAAAAATTGATGAGTGACCCCGAAAAGAGTATGAAGGAAATCACATATGAAGTTGGATACCATAATCCAAACTACTTTAGCAAAGTATTTAAGAAGATGTGTAACATTTCGCCAACGGATTATCGAAAGCAGCTTCTTGGTAACAAAGGGAATATACCTGATAGAAGCTCTTAG
- the xylF gene encoding D-xylose ABC transporter substrate-binding protein, with translation MKKFLLLGITLFVPFMFYACDFSESNDGIVETKIPKEQESIHDKGASDGIIKIGFSMDTLLEERWLKDREFFKQAVENSGAEIEVLAANGDDALQISQAETLISQGVDLLVVVPHNAEAMASIVNKAHSAGIKVLSYDRLIRNSEVDLYVSFDNEKVGELQAKVIMKLSPNGKYVYIGGANTDNNAHLVKEGVFNVLQPFINRGNIRVVYDQWTKDWLPTNAYANMVMALDANDNNIDAVIAGNDATAGKVIEALAERGLAGKIPVAGQDADLAAAQRIVEGTQSMTVYKPIHVLTQKAAEIAVKMAKGEEIVTNKKVNNGKIEVPSVLLPPIAVTKDNINETIIADGFHSREDVYKNVEQD, from the coding sequence ATGAAAAAGTTTTTGTTATTGGGAATAACCTTATTCGTCCCTTTTATGTTTTATGCTTGTGACTTTTCCGAAAGCAATGATGGAATTGTAGAGACTAAAATTCCAAAGGAACAGGAAAGTATACATGATAAAGGGGCTTCAGATGGGATCATCAAAATTGGTTTTTCTATGGACACTTTGTTAGAGGAACGTTGGCTAAAGGATAGGGAGTTTTTTAAACAGGCAGTAGAAAATTCAGGAGCTGAGATTGAAGTTTTAGCTGCAAATGGGGATGATGCTTTGCAAATATCCCAGGCCGAAACACTAATCAGCCAAGGGGTAGATCTTCTCGTCGTCGTTCCCCATAATGCTGAAGCGATGGCATCCATCGTGAACAAAGCTCATTCAGCTGGAATTAAAGTTCTTTCTTATGATCGCTTAATTAGAAATTCAGAAGTGGATTTATATGTTTCTTTTGATAACGAAAAAGTGGGAGAGCTTCAAGCAAAGGTAATAATGAAGCTCTCTCCTAACGGAAAATATGTTTACATAGGAGGAGCGAATACGGATAACAACGCTCACTTGGTGAAAGAAGGGGTTTTTAATGTCCTTCAACCATTTATTAATAGAGGGAATATTAGAGTTGTTTATGACCAATGGACGAAGGATTGGTTACCCACTAACGCTTATGCTAATATGGTGATGGCACTAGATGCTAATGATAATAACATTGATGCTGTAATTGCCGGTAATGATGCCACAGCTGGGAAGGTTATTGAAGCTCTGGCTGAACGTGGGCTTGCTGGAAAGATACCTGTTGCAGGTCAAGATGCCGACCTTGCAGCTGCTCAGCGTATCGTGGAAGGTACTCAATCGATGACTGTATACAAACCAATCCATGTTCTTACACAGAAAGCTGCTGAAATTGCTGTAAAAATGGCTAAGGGCGAGGAAATTGTGACCAATAAGAAAGTAAACAATGGAAAAATCGAAGTACCATCCGTTTTACTTCCTCCTATAGCAGTAACTAAGGATAACATTAATGAAACCATCATCGCCGATGGCTTTCATTCAAGAGAAGATGTGTATAAGAATGTAGAGCAGGACTAG
- a CDS encoding sugar-binding protein — MRRSFKLLVMLLISMLFVGVLAACSDESGSGNSEVSVGIVLPTKDEPRWVQDEQRFKDALADSEYTTEILFSQGSSAKEKENVETLLNKGIDVLIIAPHDGAAARAAVEAAKKDDVTVIAYDRLITDTDAVDYYVTFDSIAVGEAQGQFLIDNAEGTGVPLYLYAGAASDNNAFLFFEGAWNALQPKIADGTFIIANSSEAEALKDKAELTRDEMGKILGQVTTNWDPNEAKNKAQTHLTGAGADLKGDVAILAPNDGTARAIADVFGGDPAISSYIVTGQDAEKASIQYVIDGKQSMTVFKDVRALVKDAMGMAVDVLDGKTPETTGSYDNSATEVPAKQTDVIVVDQANVKAELIESGYYEASEFEGLE; from the coding sequence ATGAGAAGAAGTTTTAAATTATTAGTTATGTTACTTATTTCTATGCTTTTTGTCGGAGTACTTGCTGCTTGTTCAGATGAAAGCGGTTCCGGTAATAGTGAGGTTAGCGTAGGTATCGTTCTTCCTACTAAGGATGAGCCAAGATGGGTACAAGATGAGCAGCGTTTTAAAGATGCTTTAGCTGATTCTGAATACACTACTGAAATTCTATTTAGCCAAGGATCTTCTGCTAAGGAAAAAGAAAATGTTGAAACTTTATTAAATAAAGGAATCGATGTTCTAATAATTGCCCCACATGATGGCGCTGCTGCTCGTGCTGCAGTTGAAGCTGCTAAGAAAGATGACGTAACTGTAATTGCTTACGACCGTCTAATCACTGATACTGATGCTGTTGACTATTATGTAACTTTTGACAGTATTGCTGTAGGAGAAGCACAAGGTCAATTCTTAATTGACAACGCAGAAGGCACTGGAGTTCCTCTATACCTATATGCTGGTGCTGCTTCTGATAACAATGCATTCTTGTTCTTCGAAGGTGCATGGAATGCTCTTCAACCAAAAATTGCTGACGGAACTTTCATAATAGCAAACTCTAGTGAAGCTGAAGCTTTAAAAGATAAAGCTGAACTTACTCGTGATGAAATGGGTAAAATCCTAGGTCAGGTTACTACTAACTGGGATCCAAACGAAGCTAAGAACAAAGCTCAAACTCACTTAACAGGTGCTGGTGCAGATCTTAAAGGTGACGTAGCTATCCTTGCTCCAAACGATGGAACTGCGCGTGCTATCGCTGACGTATTCGGTGGTGACCCTGCAATTTCTAGCTACATTGTAACTGGTCAAGATGCCGAAAAAGCTTCAATTCAATACGTTATTGACGGAAAGCAATCTATGACTGTATTTAAGGATGTTCGTGCACTTGTAAAAGATGCAATGGGCATGGCTGTAGATGTACTTGATGGAAAGACTCCAGAAACAACTGGTTCATACGATAACAGTGCTACTGAAGTACCAGCAAAACAAACTGATGTAATTGTTGTAGATCAAGCAAACGTAAAAGCAGAGTTAATTGAGTCTGGATACTATGAAGCTAGTGAGTTTGAAGGACTAGAGTAA
- a CDS encoding sugar ABC transporter ATP-binding protein has product MSDYILEMNQITKEFTGVKALSNVNFKVERGEIHCLVGENGAGKSTLMKVLSGVYPFGTYEGDIVFNGNVQKFSKISDSVDVGIAIIYQELALFPDLSVYENIFVGNEIQKSGVLDWNRAIVEAKKMLDKVGLKVNPETIIKNLGVGKQQLVEIAKALSKEVKLLILDEPTAALNEDDSDNLLELLRELKKQGITSIMISHKLKEVIAIADKATVLRDGETICTLDKSKGEITEAAIIKNMVGREIEDIFPKRPKQQFGDTVLELSNWTAYDPQLGRNVASNVNLHVKQGEIIGIAGLMGSGRTELALSIFGNAENYKLQGDLYVEGKPAKFKHTSDAIKSGIAYVTEDRKGDGLFLLQDIRNNISIGNLKQLSSRGIVNENEEIKIAEEYRESLGVKSPSIQQLVGNLSGGNQQKVSLAKWLYVGPKLLILDEPTRGIDVGAKFEIYTVMNELINKGMSIIMISSELGEILGMSDRVYVMAEGKIKGELSAEEADQEKIMQLATQ; this is encoded by the coding sequence ATGAGCGATTATATTTTAGAGATGAACCAGATAACGAAAGAATTTACAGGTGTGAAGGCGCTCTCTAATGTCAATTTTAAAGTCGAACGAGGAGAAATTCACTGTTTAGTCGGTGAGAACGGCGCTGGTAAATCCACACTTATGAAGGTTTTAAGCGGTGTTTATCCTTTTGGAACGTACGAAGGTGATATTGTTTTTAATGGCAATGTCCAAAAGTTTAGCAAAATAAGTGATAGTGTTGATGTTGGAATTGCAATCATTTATCAGGAGCTAGCATTATTCCCGGATCTTTCTGTTTATGAAAATATATTCGTAGGTAATGAAATACAAAAAAGTGGCGTTCTCGATTGGAACAGAGCCATCGTGGAAGCCAAGAAAATGTTAGACAAGGTAGGCTTAAAGGTAAATCCTGAAACCATAATTAAGAATTTAGGGGTGGGGAAACAACAGCTTGTTGAAATTGCAAAAGCGTTAAGTAAAGAAGTGAAATTACTAATTTTAGACGAGCCAACTGCGGCTCTTAACGAAGATGATAGTGATAATCTTTTAGAACTATTACGTGAATTAAAAAAACAAGGTATTACCTCTATTATGATTTCTCATAAGTTAAAAGAAGTAATTGCCATTGCAGATAAAGCGACTGTACTTCGTGATGGAGAAACCATTTGTACTTTGGATAAATCCAAAGGTGAGATTACAGAAGCAGCCATAATAAAAAATATGGTAGGGCGTGAAATTGAGGATATTTTTCCAAAGAGACCAAAGCAACAGTTTGGTGATACAGTTCTTGAATTATCTAACTGGACAGCCTATGATCCTCAGCTAGGACGAAATGTTGCCTCAAATGTAAATCTCCATGTAAAGCAGGGTGAAATTATAGGTATTGCTGGCCTAATGGGATCAGGCCGTACTGAGCTTGCTTTAAGTATTTTTGGTAATGCAGAGAACTATAAGCTGCAAGGTGATTTATATGTTGAAGGAAAGCCTGCAAAATTTAAGCATACTAGTGATGCGATTAAATCTGGGATTGCATATGTAACAGAGGACAGAAAAGGTGACGGTTTATTTTTACTTCAAGATATTAGAAATAATATCTCCATTGGTAATCTAAAACAGCTTTCCTCCAGAGGAATCGTAAATGAAAATGAAGAGATAAAAATTGCAGAAGAGTACAGAGAGTCACTGGGAGTTAAAAGCCCATCCATACAACAACTTGTTGGTAATCTAAGTGGTGGAAACCAGCAGAAAGTTTCTTTAGCAAAATGGTTATATGTAGGGCCAAAACTATTGATCTTAGACGAACCAACCCGTGGTATCGACGTTGGTGCAAAATTTGAAATCTATACTGTTATGAATGAACTGATTAATAAAGGTATGAGTATTATTATGATTTCATCCGAGCTTGGTGAGATTTTAGGGATGAGCGATCGCGTTTATGTAATGGCAGAAGGCAAAATTAAAGGTGAGTTGTCAGCAGAAGAAGCCGATCAAGAGAAAATCATGCAACTTGCGACGCAATAG
- a CDS encoding sugar ABC transporter permease, translated as MKYLYELLNLIKVNIRDYGMYIALIIIMFTFQILTDGLFMSSRNISNLLDSAGYIAVLAVGVMLVIVIRHIDLSIGFLAGFLGAIAAILLMQYGMPVYIVIPIILVLGICAGGVTGFLVAKVGIPAFVATLAGWLIYRGAILLATEKTGTIIVDNDAFNAIGNGYIPAIAEVGGLHLLSLILGGLGVLFYVYSSIKNRRNKIKYDFDVVSKPIFVLQLVFVSAIIAYITWLLAGYNGFSWTVIIILLVVVVYHFITTKTVLGRHIYAVGSNPEAAHLTGISVSKITFIVFGSMGMLSALSGILFTSRLQSATTTAGTLFELDAIAAAFVGGVSAAGGVGKVTGAVIGAIVMATLTNGMNLMGVGIAPQYMIRGGVLALAVIFDVMTRRQRA; from the coding sequence ATGAAATATTTATATGAATTACTAAATCTAATAAAAGTAAACATTCGCGATTATGGGATGTACATTGCTTTAATCATTATTATGTTTACTTTTCAAATCTTAACAGACGGACTATTCATGTCCTCTCGTAACATAAGTAATCTACTAGATTCAGCCGGTTATATTGCAGTACTGGCTGTAGGTGTTATGCTGGTTATTGTTATCCGTCATATTGACTTATCTATTGGATTCTTGGCAGGTTTTCTTGGAGCGATTGCAGCTATTCTTCTTATGCAATATGGAATGCCTGTTTATATCGTTATCCCAATAATCCTTGTTTTAGGGATTTGTGCAGGTGGAGTTACTGGTTTTCTTGTAGCTAAAGTTGGAATACCTGCTTTCGTTGCTACCTTAGCTGGTTGGCTCATTTACCGTGGTGCTATCCTTCTTGCAACTGAAAAGACAGGAACAATTATTGTAGATAATGATGCCTTTAATGCTATTGGTAACGGATATATTCCTGCCATAGCTGAAGTTGGGGGATTACACTTACTTTCCTTAATTCTTGGTGGACTTGGAGTTCTGTTTTACGTATATAGCTCGATAAAGAATCGTCGAAACAAAATAAAATATGACTTCGATGTTGTCTCTAAACCAATCTTTGTTTTACAGTTAGTGTTCGTCTCAGCTATCATAGCTTATATTACATGGCTATTAGCTGGTTACAATGGTTTCTCCTGGACAGTTATCATAATTCTTCTTGTGGTTGTTGTTTATCATTTCATTACTACAAAAACGGTTCTTGGACGCCATATTTATGCTGTAGGTAGTAACCCAGAAGCTGCACATTTAACAGGTATCAGTGTTAGTAAAATTACATTTATTGTGTTCGGTTCTATGGGTATGCTCTCTGCATTATCTGGTATCTTATTTACTTCTCGTTTGCAATCTGCCACAACAACAGCAGGAACTTTATTTGAGCTTGATGCCATCGCTGCAGCGTTCGTTGGTGGAGTATCCGCAGCAGGTGGTGTAGGTAAAGTAACAGGGGCAGTTATTGGTGCAATCGTTATGGCAACCCTAACAAACGGTATGAACCTAATGGGAGTTGGAATTGCCCCACAATATATGATTCGTGGAGGAGTACTAGCACTAGCTGTTATCTTCGACGTAATGACACGCAGACAAAGAGCATAA
- a CDS encoding glucosaminidase domain-containing protein, which yields MLRSLLFVVVVLLVSSLWIPSTSDSLVMENQGIHEVFMEKKPKSLESLFPTEIVVNEYADVQNLSRVTEESLNQLLDGKLSNKGRVFIEAGREYGIDPAFLVAVSIHETGNGKSEAILYKNNVGGMMKRTGGLMSFHSVDQSIYRLARVLRDIYVQNERDTPVEIQQLYAPINAANDPNNLNKHWLTKVVENWRLARTKA from the coding sequence ATGTTAAGGAGCTTACTTTTTGTTGTCGTTGTGCTGTTAGTAAGTAGTTTGTGGATTCCTTCTACATCTGATTCCTTAGTAATGGAAAACCAAGGTATTCATGAGGTCTTTATGGAGAAAAAGCCAAAATCCCTTGAATCTCTTTTTCCAACAGAAATAGTAGTTAATGAGTATGCGGATGTACAAAATTTATCCAGAGTTACTGAAGAGTCGTTAAACCAGTTGTTAGATGGAAAACTTTCAAATAAAGGAAGAGTTTTTATTGAGGCAGGAAGAGAATACGGTATTGACCCGGCCTTTCTTGTTGCTGTTTCCATTCATGAAACAGGGAATGGGAAAAGTGAAGCAATCCTATACAAAAATAACGTTGGCGGTATGATGAAAAGAACAGGGGGGCTTATGTCCTTTCATTCTGTTGACCAATCCATCTATAGATTGGCCCGTGTCCTAAGAGATATCTACGTACAAAATGAGCGCGATACACCAGTAGAAATTCAACAGTTATACGCACCCATAAACGCAGCCAATGACCCAAATAACCTTAATAAACACTGGCTAACTAAAGTAGTTGAAAACTGGAGACTTGCACGCACCAAAGCCTAG